The Lysobacter sp. genome includes a window with the following:
- a CDS encoding ABC transporter permease, with protein MSAQENVSVEMSIGQRQRVALYTIVRREVARILRIWGQTLVPPAITMTLYFLIFGGLIGSRVGEMDGIKYMDFIVPGLVMMSIIQNSYGNISSSFFGAKFGRHIEELLVSPMPSWVILGGYVAGAVLRGLMVGAIVLVIAMFFTHVRMPHPFVTLTTVLLGATIFALAGFVNAVYAKKFDDIAIVPTFILTPLTYLGGVFYSVKLLPDWAEAATHLNPIFYMVNAFRYGLLGVSDVPLWLAYALMLGFVVVLGALGLWLLKRGVGMRS; from the coding sequence ATGAGTGCGCAGGAGAACGTTTCCGTCGAGATGAGCATCGGCCAGCGCCAGCGCGTCGCGCTGTACACCATCGTCCGTCGCGAAGTGGCGCGGATCCTGCGCATCTGGGGCCAGACCCTGGTCCCGCCCGCGATCACCATGACCCTGTATTTCCTGATCTTCGGCGGCCTGATCGGTTCGCGCGTCGGCGAGATGGACGGCATCAAGTACATGGACTTCATCGTTCCCGGGCTGGTGATGATGAGCATCATCCAGAACAGCTACGGCAACATCTCGTCGAGCTTCTTCGGCGCCAAATTCGGCCGCCACATCGAGGAATTGCTGGTCAGTCCGATGCCGTCGTGGGTGATCCTCGGCGGCTACGTCGCCGGCGCGGTGCTGCGCGGGCTGATGGTCGGCGCGATCGTATTGGTGATCGCGATGTTCTTCACCCACGTGCGCATGCCGCATCCGTTCGTCACCCTGACCACGGTGCTGCTGGGCGCGACCATCTTCGCCCTCGCCGGTTTCGTCAACGCGGTGTACGCGAAGAAGTTCGACGACATCGCGATCGTGCCGACCTTCATCCTCACCCCGCTCACGTATCTCGGCGGCGTGTTCTATTCGGTGAAGCTGCTGCCCGACTGGGCCGAAGCCGCGACCCATCTCAACCCGATCTTCTACATGGTCAACGCGTTCCGCTACGGCCTGCTGGGCGTGTCCGACGTGCCGCTGTGGCTGGCCTATGCGCTGATGCTGGGCTTCGTGGTGGTGCTGGGCGCACTGGGCCTGTGGCTGTTGAAGCGCGGCGTCGGGATGCGCAGCTGA
- a CDS encoding DUF2167 domain-containing protein: MFRKWGWVALVAIALSFGQRVSAQTPDEAAAQLKTFMASLKFRSGDVPVSEAEARFRLGSQFRYLEKTDARRVLEEFWGNPPDDSILGLIVPTSAPLDSEKSWAVVVTYSDEGYVADEDAAKTDYNAMLVELKKATQEENAARKEAGYEPVELVGWAVPPRYDTASKKLYWAKEIAFQGNEQHTLNYDVRVLGRRGFLSLNAVAGMSELSAVQTGMQQLLPMAEFDSGARYADYDAGNDKLAGYGVAALIGGGIAAKTGLLAKLGVLLLAGKKFIVFLFIGLIALVRKLFSGKKERENTVR, translated from the coding sequence ATGTTCAGGAAATGGGGATGGGTCGCGCTGGTCGCGATCGCGCTGTCGTTCGGCCAGAGGGTGTCCGCACAGACGCCCGACGAGGCCGCCGCGCAGCTGAAAACCTTCATGGCTTCGTTGAAGTTCCGCAGCGGCGATGTCCCCGTCTCCGAAGCCGAAGCGCGATTCCGCCTGGGCTCGCAGTTCCGCTATCTCGAAAAAACCGATGCACGCCGCGTGCTCGAGGAATTCTGGGGAAACCCTCCGGACGACAGCATCCTCGGCCTGATCGTGCCCACGTCCGCACCGCTCGACAGCGAGAAATCCTGGGCGGTGGTGGTCACGTATTCCGACGAGGGCTACGTCGCGGACGAGGATGCGGCGAAAACCGATTACAACGCCATGCTCGTCGAGCTGAAGAAGGCGACGCAGGAAGAGAACGCGGCGCGCAAGGAGGCCGGTTACGAACCAGTGGAGCTGGTCGGCTGGGCGGTTCCGCCGCGTTACGACACCGCCAGCAAGAAACTCTACTGGGCGAAGGAAATCGCATTCCAGGGCAACGAGCAGCACACCCTCAACTATGATGTGCGCGTACTCGGCCGCCGTGGTTTTCTCAGCCTGAACGCGGTCGCCGGAATGTCCGAGCTCAGTGCGGTGCAGACCGGCATGCAACAGCTGTTGCCGATGGCCGAATTCGATTCCGGCGCGCGCTATGCCGACTACGATGCCGGCAACGACAAACTGGCCGGTTATGGCGTCGCAGCGCTGATCGGCGGCGGCATCGCCGCCAAGACCGGCCTGCTCGCCAAGCTCGGCGTGCTGCTGCTCGCCGGCAAGAAGTTCATCGTGTTCCTGTTCATCGGCCTGATCGCGCTGGTGCGCAAACTGTTCAGCGGCAAGAAAGAGCGCGAGAACACCGTGCGCTGA
- a CDS encoding hydrolase TatD: MTLIDIGANLTHDSFDHDREAVLQRAREAGVTKMIVTGASREHSPKALLLARTFPGVLFATAGVHPHHAVEYTDECDAEMRELHTHAEVVAVGECGLDYNRDFSPRPAQRRAFERQLQLASELGAPESRKPLFLHQRDAHDDFMAMMKNFDDRLGPAVVHCFTGTRRELFDYLDQDWHIGITGWLCDERRGTHLRELVKHIPAQRLMIETDAPYLLPRTVKPSPSHRRNEPMYLAHIVEELARDRGETVATVAAATSATAMAFFKLSGSADQQSAAQS; this comes from the coding sequence ATGACCCTGATCGACATCGGCGCCAATCTCACCCACGACAGTTTCGATCACGATCGCGAGGCCGTGCTGCAGCGCGCGCGCGAGGCGGGCGTGACGAAGATGATCGTCACCGGCGCCAGTCGCGAACATTCGCCCAAAGCCCTGCTGCTGGCGCGGACGTTTCCGGGCGTACTGTTCGCCACCGCCGGCGTGCATCCGCACCACGCGGTGGAATACACCGACGAATGCGACGCAGAGATGCGCGAACTGCACACGCACGCGGAGGTGGTGGCGGTGGGCGAATGCGGGCTGGACTACAACCGCGATTTCTCGCCGCGCCCGGCGCAGCGCAGGGCGTTCGAGCGGCAACTGCAGCTGGCTTCCGAACTCGGCGCGCCGGAATCGCGCAAGCCATTGTTCCTGCATCAGCGCGATGCGCACGACGATTTCATGGCGATGATGAAGAATTTCGACGATCGCCTCGGCCCGGCGGTGGTGCACTGTTTCACCGGCACCCGCAGGGAATTGTTCGACTACCTCGACCAGGACTGGCACATCGGCATCACCGGCTGGCTCTGCGACGAGCGTCGCGGTACCCACCTGCGCGAACTGGTGAAGCACATTCCGGCGCAGCGTCTGATGATCGAAACCGATGCGCCGTACCTGCTGCCGCGCACGGTCAAGCCATCGCCTTCGCATCGACGCAACGAGCCGATGTACCTCGCGCATATCGTCGAAGAACTCGCGCGCGATCGCGGCGAGACGGTCGCGACCGTCGCCGCCGCGACAAGCGCGACGGCGATGGCGTTTTTCAAGCTTTCTGGTAGCGCCGATCAGCAGTCGGCGGCACAGTCGTAG
- a CDS encoding beta-lactamase family protein produces the protein MLRTLFSALFSTFAATALSGAAGAAHAAPIYDFSPVTAGMQSFVQAHQLDGASLRVNKADNVVYRRAFGGYTLGTRVRIASASKWLSALTIARLVEKGQMRWGDTVGQYFPNAEPAKRGITLQQLFSHTSGLAYEEDSCLSNAFYTLTSCAYHILQQPMIGQPGTVFAYGGNSMQVAGRMAEIATGKAWDDIFIAEMIAPFGMTGTDYSGESTAPGYVRNNNPTIDRSVRSTLEDYGKVVDMVLAQGCLRVRPNGSCAADGRFLQPSTIAFMALDRSVGTVSLYRPPTATGFGYGLGQWIDPSSPSIVSSPGGVGFTPWVDWNKRIAGVLLVDDLNVRLVDDINDIRALIDVVTADGQGRRLQPTLPAQLPADAQRSAGKAIPQPMKASASGRR, from the coding sequence GTGTTGCGAACCCTGTTCTCCGCCTTGTTCTCCACGTTTGCCGCGACCGCGCTCTCCGGCGCGGCCGGTGCCGCACATGCGGCGCCGATCTACGATTTTTCCCCGGTCACTGCCGGGATGCAGTCGTTCGTGCAGGCGCACCAGCTCGACGGTGCATCGCTGCGCGTCAACAAGGCCGACAACGTGGTGTACCGCCGCGCGTTCGGCGGCTACACCCTCGGCACCCGCGTGCGCATCGCTTCCGCCAGCAAGTGGCTGTCGGCGCTGACCATCGCGCGCCTGGTCGAGAAAGGCCAGATGCGTTGGGGCGACACGGTCGGCCAGTATTTCCCCAACGCCGAACCGGCCAAGCGCGGCATCACGCTGCAACAACTCTTCTCTCACACCAGCGGCCTCGCCTACGAAGAGGACAGCTGTCTGTCGAATGCGTTCTACACGCTGACGAGCTGCGCATACCACATCCTCCAGCAGCCGATGATCGGCCAGCCCGGAACGGTGTTCGCCTATGGCGGCAATTCGATGCAGGTGGCCGGACGGATGGCGGAGATCGCCACCGGCAAGGCCTGGGACGACATCTTCATCGCCGAGATGATCGCGCCGTTCGGCATGACCGGCACCGACTACTCCGGTGAATCCACCGCGCCGGGCTATGTGCGCAACAACAACCCCACCATCGACCGCAGCGTGCGCAGCACGCTGGAGGACTACGGCAAGGTGGTGGACATGGTGCTGGCGCAGGGCTGCCTGCGCGTCCGTCCCAATGGCAGTTGCGCCGCCGATGGTCGCTTTCTGCAGCCGTCGACCATTGCCTTCATGGCGCTCGATCGCAGCGTCGGCACGGTGTCCCTGTATCGGCCGCCGACCGCGACCGGCTTCGGTTACGGCCTCGGTCAGTGGATCGATCCATCGTCGCCATCGATCGTCTCGAGCCCGGGCGGCGTGGGATTCACGCCCTGGGTCGACTGGAACAAACGTATCGCCGGTGTCCTGCTGGTCGATGATCTCAACGTGCGCCTGGTCGACGACATCAACGACATCCGCGCACTGATCGATGTGGTGACCGCCGATGGTCAGGGGCGCCGCCTGCAGCCGACCCTGCCGGCGCAATTGCCGGCCGATGCGCAACGCAGCGCAGGGAAAGCCATTCCGCAACCGATGAAGGCATCCGCTTCCGGACGCCGCTGA